From Pedobacter africanus, the proteins below share one genomic window:
- a CDS encoding DUF7507 domain-containing protein, with amino-acid sequence ATTPGGTGLTPVLSDDPAKPGTADPTVIAIAANAGLSLSKVATNTGSKAGDVINYSMVLSNTGNVTLSNVTVSDAGADAGSISPAAIASLAPGASATVTASHTLSQAEVNAGSYSNQASVLGSTPGGTTLTPVLSDDPNTTAVQDATHITILPRGSLSLSKAAGNTGNKAGDVINYTLVVKNTGNVTLTDIHVDDAGADAGSVNPATIASLAPNASATVTASYTLTQADVDAGNYANQAGAKGKMPDGSVLNAVVSDNPATPAPDDATVILIAPAAQLNLTKVASNTGSKAGDVINYSMVVSNTGNVTLSNVTVSDAGADAGSISPAVITSLAPGASATITASHTLSQAEINAGSYSNQASVAATTPGGTRLTPVLSDDPGKPGTADPTVIAIAANAGLSLSKVATNTGSKAGDVLNYSMMLSNTGNVTLSNVTVTDAGADAGSISPAAIASLAPGAMVTVTASHTLSQAEVNAGSYSNQARVLGSTPGGTTLTPILSDNPNTPAPNDATLSLIAADARMALTKIADNTGSKAGDVINYTLVVSNTGNVTLSNVALTDAGADAGSISPASIASLAPGASITVKARHTLSQAEVNAGSYSNQARVTALTPGGITMPPVSSDDPATPGSEDPTVISIARNGSLTLTKAANNTGSRAGDVINYTLLVTNTGNVTLANIVVTDAGADAGSILPASIAALAPGASATLTASHTLSQAEVNAGRYSNQASATATTFGGTALPPVSSDDPATPAPGDATVIGIAASASMRFSKVADHIGTKAGEVISYRLLLTNTGNVTLSAIAVTDPGADAGSIAPGTIASLAPKDSIAVAARHTLTQQDIDNGFYSNQARVTANTPAGTPLAALFSDDPASSAASDPTVTALIQIGSLNFTKAAINTAGKSGDVINYRMVLTNTGNATLNNLRITDAGADAGSINPAIVSTLAPNASATITARHTLSQSDVDAGLFKNQASISGALPNRTALPILRSDDPATTLSGDSTTSLIGTKAMLTLVKTAVLTGNTISYTFTIKNTGNVSLHNVTLTDAKLGISNRPVNVGTALVPGAAVNVTELYNVTPADNNAGIVTNTATVRALTLSAQVLTDISGTAEDNDLPTSTNVNNASLTLLKSGPSNAAAAENIVYTLQIDNRGVADATGVTIRDLVPAELKSVNWGSVVNGGAVISSGASGNVNDVQLRANIPAGAGITVTITGKTDASFSGKLLNVATLTTAVPGSPVVTTAPVETQVSRKPVLAITKTGPQTAKSGDLVTYLVEVSNNGIGDALALAINDRLSNELVNASWTSNATGEAKVLSGASGSGNSVSILADLPAGPGNKVTLTITGTVLKSFTGKIVNTASAVPSEGLPEVLSNTVETVVAVSDFVIPNIITPNNDGDNDTFKIKGLENYPGTQVLVFNRWGNEVYRSNNYTNDWDGSQLNEGTYYYLVNRKEKSGTVTVFKGWLFIKR; translated from the coding sequence GCCACCACTCCTGGTGGTACAGGCCTTACACCGGTACTTTCAGATGATCCTGCCAAGCCAGGTACTGCAGATCCTACAGTAATTGCTATTGCTGCCAATGCAGGCCTAAGCCTGAGCAAGGTTGCCACCAATACAGGCAGCAAGGCAGGCGATGTGATCAATTACAGTATGGTGCTGAGCAATACGGGCAATGTAACTTTAAGCAATGTTACGGTAAGTGATGCGGGCGCAGATGCGGGCAGCATTAGCCCTGCGGCTATAGCCAGCCTTGCTCCGGGCGCTAGCGCCACGGTAACGGCCAGCCATACCTTAAGCCAGGCCGAGGTAAATGCAGGCAGCTACAGCAACCAGGCCAGCGTGCTGGGTAGCACTCCTGGCGGAACAACGCTTACACCTGTACTTTCGGATGATCCGAATACGACTGCTGTTCAGGATGCCACGCACATTACCATTTTGCCGAGGGGAAGTCTGAGCCTAAGCAAAGCCGCAGGCAATACCGGGAATAAGGCAGGCGATGTAATCAATTACACATTGGTGGTTAAAAATACCGGAAACGTAACCTTAACCGACATTCATGTTGATGATGCCGGTGCTGATGCCGGAAGTGTGAATCCGGCAACCATAGCCAGCCTGGCACCAAATGCAAGTGCTACGGTTACGGCCAGCTATACTTTAACCCAGGCCGATGTAGATGCCGGAAACTATGCTAACCAGGCAGGTGCAAAAGGTAAAATGCCAGACGGATCGGTATTGAATGCCGTGGTTTCTGATAACCCGGCCACACCTGCACCTGATGATGCTACAGTAATTTTAATTGCGCCTGCTGCACAACTTAATTTAACAAAGGTTGCCAGCAATACAGGCAGTAAGGCAGGCGATGTGATCAATTACAGTATGGTGGTTAGCAATACGGGCAATGTAACTTTAAGCAACGTTACGGTAAGTGATGCGGGCGCAGATGCAGGCAGCATCAGCCCTGCGGTTATAACCAGCCTGGCGCCTGGCGCCAGTGCCACGATAACGGCCAGCCATACCTTAAGCCAGGCCGAAATAAATGCGGGCAGCTACAGCAACCAGGCCAGCGTAGCGGCCACCACTCCTGGTGGAACAAGGCTTACACCTGTACTTTCAGATGATCCGGGCAAGCCGGGTACTGCAGACCCTACAGTAATTGCTATTGCGGCCAATGCAGGCCTAAGCCTGAGCAAGGTTGCTACCAATACAGGCAGCAAAGCAGGCGATGTGCTCAATTATAGTATGATGCTGAGCAATACGGGCAATGTAACTTTAAGCAATGTTACGGTGACAGATGCGGGCGCAGATGCGGGCAGCATTAGCCCTGCGGCTATAGCCAGCCTTGCTCCGGGTGCTATGGTTACTGTAACGGCCAGCCATACCTTAAGCCAGGCCGAGGTAAATGCAGGCAGCTACAGCAACCAGGCCCGCGTGCTGGGTAGCACTCCTGGCGGAACAACGCTTACACCGATACTTTCGGATAATCCAAATACCCCGGCCCCTAACGATGCGACCCTTAGCCTTATAGCTGCTGATGCCCGGATGGCTTTAACGAAGATAGCCGACAACACAGGCAGTAAGGCAGGCGATGTGATCAATTATACTTTGGTGGTGAGCAATACAGGCAATGTAACTTTAAGCAATGTTGCCTTGACTGATGCGGGCGCAGATGCAGGCAGCATCAGCCCTGCTTCAATTGCCAGTTTGGCCCCTGGTGCCAGCATTACAGTAAAGGCCAGGCATACTTTAAGCCAGGCCGAGGTAAATGCGGGCAGCTACAGCAACCAGGCCCGCGTAACTGCGCTTACTCCTGGTGGCATAACCATGCCTCCGGTAAGTTCAGATGACCCGGCTACTCCAGGCTCTGAAGATCCTACCGTAATCTCTATTGCCAGGAACGGCTCATTAACCCTAACCAAGGCGGCCAATAATACGGGCAGCCGGGCAGGAGATGTCATAAACTATACCCTTTTGGTTACCAATACAGGAAATGTAACCCTGGCTAATATTGTGGTAACAGATGCAGGGGCAGACGCGGGCAGTATTTTACCTGCCAGCATTGCAGCGCTGGCCCCTGGCGCTTCGGCAACCCTAACAGCAAGTCATACACTTAGCCAGGCCGAGGTAAATGCAGGCCGTTACAGTAACCAGGCCAGTGCAACCGCCACAACCTTTGGTGGTACTGCCCTGCCTCCGGTATCGTCAGACGACCCTGCCACCCCTGCCCCGGGAGATGCAACGGTAATTGGCATTGCAGCATCAGCATCGATGCGGTTCAGCAAAGTTGCAGACCACATAGGCACCAAGGCAGGAGAGGTAATCAGTTACAGGTTGCTGCTAACCAATACCGGCAATGTAACTTTGTCTGCTATTGCGGTAACAGATCCGGGAGCTGATGCGGGCAGCATTGCGCCTGGTACCATTGCCAGCCTGGCGCCAAAAGACAGTATAGCTGTTGCGGCCAGGCATACGCTAACGCAGCAAGATATAGACAACGGATTTTACAGCAACCAGGCCAGGGTAACCGCAAATACACCTGCAGGAACACCATTGGCGGCCTTATTTTCAGACGATCCGGCCAGCTCTGCTGCAAGCGACCCTACCGTAACTGCGCTCATACAAATCGGGTCGTTAAACTTTACCAAAGCTGCCATCAATACTGCAGGTAAATCGGGCGATGTGATCAATTACAGGATGGTGCTTACCAATACGGGCAACGCCACCTTGAATAACCTCAGGATAACAGATGCCGGAGCAGATGCAGGCAGCATTAACCCGGCTATTGTGAGTACACTGGCGCCGAATGCATCAGCTACCATAACTGCCAGACATACGCTGAGCCAGTCTGATGTAGATGCAGGGCTGTTCAAAAATCAGGCGAGCATAAGTGGTGCGCTACCAAATCGCACAGCCCTGCCCATCCTCCGGTCAGACGATCCGGCTACCACGCTTTCGGGTGATTCTACTACCAGCCTGATTGGCACAAAAGCGATGCTTACACTGGTCAAAACAGCGGTACTTACTGGCAACACCATCAGCTATACCTTTACCATTAAAAATACAGGTAATGTATCGTTGCATAATGTAACCTTAACCGACGCAAAACTAGGAATTAGCAACAGGCCGGTAAATGTGGGAACGGCGCTTGTACCGGGTGCTGCTGTTAATGTAACGGAGCTGTACAACGTTACTCCGGCCGATAATAATGCCGGAATAGTAACCAATACCGCTACAGTGAGGGCATTAACCTTGTCGGCCCAGGTGCTAACAGATATTTCCGGAACGGCCGAAGACAATGACCTGCCAACCAGTACCAATGTAAACAATGCAAGTTTAACCCTGCTCAAATCCGGCCCTTCAAATGCCGCTGCGGCCGAAAACATTGTATATACCCTTCAAATAGACAACAGGGGGGTAGCTGATGCAACAGGCGTTACCATAAGGGACCTGGTACCTGCAGAGCTGAAGTCTGTAAACTGGGGCAGTGTGGTAAATGGCGGGGCGGTCATCAGTTCGGGCGCAAGCGGAAATGTAAATGATGTTCAGCTCAGGGCCAATATTCCGGCAGGTGCTGGCATAACAGTAACCATAACCGGTAAAACAGATGCCTCTTTTAGCGGCAAACTGCTAAATGTAGCCACGCTTACAACAGCTGTACCGGGTAGCCCGGTAGTTACCACAGCCCCTGTAGAAACGCAGGTAAGCCGGAAACCTGTGCTGGCCATTACCAAAACAGGCCCGCAAACCGCTAAATCCGGTGACCTTGTCACATACCTTGTAGAAGTGAGCAACAATGGTATAGGCGATGCACTGGCCTTAGCTATAAATGACAGGCTGAGCAATGAGCTGGTTAATGCAAGCTGGACAAGCAATGCCACAGGTGAGGCCAAAGTACTGAGCGGGGCCAGCGGAAGCGGCAACAGTGTAAGCATACTGGCCGACCTGCCTGCCGGGCCTGGCAATAAGGTTACATTAACCATTACCGGTACGGTATTAAAATCCTTTACTGGTAAAATTGTGAACACCGCCAGTGCTGTACCTTCAGAGGGTTTACCGGAAGTATTGAGCAATACGGTTGAAACAGTGGTAGCTGTATCCGACTTTGTGATCCCTAACATCATTACGCCAAACAACGACGGCGACAACGATACCTTCAAAATCAAGGGACTGGAAAACTATCCGGGTACCCAGGTGCTGGTGTTTAACCGATGGGGCAATGAGGTATACAGAAGTAACAACTACACGAACGACTGGGACGGCAGCCAGCTTAACGAAGGCACCTATTACTACCTGGTTAACCGTAAAGAAAAATCGGGTACTGTTACGGTATTTAAAGGATGGCTGTTTATTAAAAGGTAA